The Hypomesus transpacificus isolate Combined female chromosome 3, fHypTra1, whole genome shotgun sequence genome has a window encoding:
- the LOC124464470 gene encoding serine/threonine-protein phosphatase PP1-beta catalytic subunit-like, which produces MAETELNVDSIISRLLEVRGCRPGKIVQMTEAEVRGLCIKSREIFLSQPILLELEAPLKICGDIHGQYTDLLRLFEYGGFPPEANYLFLGDYVDRGKQSLETICLLLAYKIKYPENFFLLRGNHECASINRIYGFYDECKRRFNIKLWKTFTDCFNCLPIAAIIDEKIFCCHGGLSPDLQSMEQIRRIMRPTDVPDTGLLCDLLWSDPDKDVQGWGENDRGVSFTFGADVVSKFLNRHDLDLICRAHQVVEDGYEFFAKRQLVTLFSAPNYCGEFDNAGGMMSVDESLMCSFQILKPSEKKAKYQYGGVNSGRPVTPPRTAQVPKKR; this is translated from the exons tgcGGGGATGTCGTCCTGGAAAGATTGTCCAGATGACGGAGGCGGAGGTGCGGGGGCTGTGCATCAAGTCCAGGGAGATCTTCCTCAGCCAGCCCATCCTGCTGGAACTGGAGGCTCCACTGAAGATCTGTG gtgACATCCATGGGCAGTACACAGACCTGCTTAGGCTGTTTGAGTATGGAGGCTTCCCCCCGGAGGCTAACTACCTGTTCCTGGGGGACTACGTGGACCGAGGGAAGCAGTCCCTGGAAACCATCTGTCTCCTGCTGGCCTACAAGATCAAGTACCCGGAGAACTTCTTCCTGCTGCGGGGAAACCACGAGTGTGCGTCCATCAACCGCATCTACGGCTTCTACGATGAGT gtaagcGCAGGTTCAACATCAAGCTGTGGAAGACCTTCACGGACTGCTTCAACTGTCTCCCCATAGCTGCCATCATCGACGAGAAGATCTTCTGCTGCCATGGAG GCCTGTCACCTGACCTGCAGTCCATGGAACAGATTCGTAGGATCATGAGGCCAACAGATGTCCCagatacag GCCTGCTGTGTGACCTGCTGTGGTCAGACCCAGACAAGGACGTCCAGGGCTGGGGCGAGAACGACCGCGGGGTCTCCTTCACCTTTGGAGCGGATGTAGTCAGCAAGTTCCTCAACCGCCATGACCTGGACCTCATCTGCAGAGCCCATCag GTTGTGGAGGATGGATACGAGTTCTTTGCCAAGCGCCAGTTGGTTACCCTTTTCTCCGCACCCAACTACTGCGGAGAGTTTGACAACGCTGGCGGCATGATGAGTGTTGATGAGTCCCTCATGTGTTCtttccag ATCCTAAAGCCCTCAGAGAAAAAGGCCAAGTACCAGTATGGAGGGGTAAACTCTGGGCGCCCGGTCACCCCGCCCCGCACTGCCCAGGTCCCTAAGAAGAGGTGA
- the manea gene encoding glycoprotein endo-alpha-1,2-mannosidase has protein sequence MARLRRKSCIALIGVVSLIFIVTLVLKSLMPENPMGSPLGLDLFPDIKSRNHNDPQRHSEMPAAKLDQIKTNNSQPEKDMKMEAMLRTFPAPNYNVHAFYYTWFGNPQFDNKYIHWDHPVLPHWDSKVAQGYPRGRHSPPDDIGANFYPALGAYSSRDPSVIKAHMQQLRTAAIGVIAVSWYPAGMKDDNGESTDELVPLLLDVAHKYLIKVAFHIEPYQGRDEANMLTNVKYIIDKYGKHPAFYRHKTSTGKFLPLFYVYDSYLLNSERWAKLLKHTEKSSVRDTPYDGIFIALLVEEKHKRDILTAGFDGVYTYFATNGFSYGSSHRNWEDIKTFCEDNSLMFIPSVGPGYIDTNIRPWNFQNTRNRINGKYYETALSSALESRPDIISITSFNEWHEGTQIEMAVPKTSQTVYLDYLPNRPVVYLEITRKWAGIFGSERKRWQD, from the exons ATGGCCAGGCTCAGACGTAAATCCTGTATTGCATTAATCGGAGTTGTGTCGCTGATATTCATAGTAACATTGGTTCTGAAGTCCCTCATGCCAGAAAATCCAATGGGAAGTCCTTTAGGTCTTGACCTGTTCCCAGACATAAAGTCTAGAAATCATAAtgacccacagagacacagtgaAATGCCAGCTGCTAAACTTGACCAAATTAAAACAAACAATAGTCAGCCAGAAAAAGATATGAAAATGGAAGCAATGCTGAGGACGTTTCCTGCTCCCAACTACAATGTCCATGCCTTCTACTACACCTGGTTCGGTAATCCGCAATTTGACAACAAGTACATCCACTGGGATCACCCTGTGTTGCCTCACTGGGACTCCAAGGTGGCCCAAGGCTACCCCAGAGGGAGGCACAGCCCTCCCGATGACATTGGGGCAAACTTCTACCCAGCTCTGGGGGCCTACAGCTCCAGAGACCCCTCTGTCATCAAAGCACACATGCAGCAGCTACGAACGGCTGCCATCG GTGTCATTGCCGTGTCATGGTACCCAGCTGGTATGAAGGATGACAATGGTGAATCAACAGATGAGCTTGTGCCTTTGCTGTTGGACGTGGCACACAAATATCTCATAAAG GTGGCTTTTCACATTGAACCATACCAAGGAAGAGATGAAGCAAACATGTTGACCAATGTCAAGTACATCATTGATAA GTATGGCAAGCACCCAGCCTTCtacagacacaagacaagcaccGGCAAGTTCCTCCCGTTATTCTACGTTTACGACTCCTACCTTCTGAACTCAGAACGGTGGGCGAAGCTCCTGAAACACACCGAGAAAAGCAGCGTCAGGGACACCCCCTACGATGGCATCTTCATCGCCCTCCTCGTCGAGGAGAAGCACAAGAGGGACATCCTCACCGCGGGCTTCGACGGTGTCTACACGTACTTTGCCACAAACGGCTTTTCCTACGGCTCCTCTCACCGCAACTGGGAGGACATAAAAACATTCTGCGAGGACAACAGCTTGATGTTCATCCCAAGCGTAGGACCTGGTTACATCGACACCAACATCAGACCCTGGAATTTCCAGAACACACGGAATCGCATCAACGGGAAATACTATGAGACGGCACTGAGCAGCGCCCTGGAATCTAGGCCTGATATCATCTCTATAACATCCTTTAATGAGTGGCATGAAGGCACTCAAATTGAGATGGCAGTGCCAAAGACCAGTCAGACTGTTTATTTGGACTATTTGCCTAACAGACCTGTGGTCTACTTAGAGATAACTCGCAAATGGGCAGGAATATTTGGTAGCGAGCGTAAGAGATGGCAAGACTGA
- the fut9a gene encoding 4-galactosyl-N-acetylglucosaminide 3-alpha-L-fucosyltransferase 9 — MPSAPFHRILRPLLLGTFLLGCFVTLFLMYFKPSTSWLSGPVESTASTDRVKNLFSTKSDKNLTTVLVWLWPFGQTYDLSVCSTLFNIEGCFITADRNLYNKSDGVVIHHRDICTDLSNLPPLQRPSFQKWVWMNLESPSHSSQLPGIENLFNLTLNYRQDADIEVPYGSIVATEGEEDFVPPSKSKLICWIVSNWNPEHVRVKYYNELYKHIEVHAYGQAFGEYIADQDYFPTMASCKFYLAFENSIHKDYITEKLYNPLSVGSVPVVLGPARQNYENFVQGDAFIHVDDFPSPKELAEYLLLLDKNEELYLRYFEWRRHFKVKKAYFWAEHTCLACDYLRRHKEYKAFNNLDKWYWGG; from the coding sequence ATGCCATCTGCACCTTTCCACAGAATTCTACGACCCCTTCTGCTCGGCACCTTTCTACTGGGATGTTTTGTGACTCTatttttgatgtactttaaacCGTCCACCAGCTGGCTGTCAGGTCCCGTGGAGTCCACAGCATCCACAGACCGGGTCAAGAACCTTTTCTCTACCAAGAGTGACAAGAACCTGACTACCGTGCTAGTCTGGCTCTGGCCCTTCGGACAGACCTATGATCTGAGTGTCTGCAGTACTTTGTTCAACATCGAGGGCTGTTTCATTACCGCAGACAGGAACCTCTACAACAAGTCCGATGGCGTCGTTATTCACCACAGGGACATCTGCACAGACCTCTCcaacctgccccccctccagcgCCCCTCCTTCCAGAAGTGGGTATGGATGAATCTGGAGTCTCCGTCCCACTCCTCCCAGCTTCCCGGCATTGAGAACCTCTTCAACTTAACGCTCAACTACCGCCAGGATGCAGACATTGAAGTGCCTTACGGGTCCATTGTGGCgaccgagggggaggaggacttTGTGCCGCCCAGCAAGAGCAAGCTGATCTGCTGGATCGTGAGCAACTGGAACCCGGAGCATGTGCGGGTCAAATATTACAACGAGCTGTACAAGCACATTGAGGTGCATGCCTACGGCCAGGCTTTCGGTGAATACATCGCTGACCAGGACTACTTCCCCACCATGGCCAGCTGTAAATTCTACCTGGCCTTCGAAAACTCCATCCACAAGGACTACATCACGGAAAAGCTGTACAACCCGCTCTCTGTGGGCTCCGTGCCCGTGGTCCTGGGGCCCGCCAGACAGAACTACGAGAACTTCGTCCAAGGGGACGCCTTCATCCACGTGGATGACTTCCCCTCGCCCAAAGAGCTGGCTGAATACCTGCTGCTTTTGGACAAGAACGAGGAACTGTACCTCAGGTATTTTGAGTGGCGGAGGCACTTTAAGGTGAAAAAGGCCTACTTCTGGGCGGAGCACACGTGTCTGGCCTGTGACTACCTGAGGAGGCACAAGGAGTACAAGGCCTTTAATAACCTTGACAAATGGTACTGGGGTGGCTGA